A single region of the Oryzias latipes chromosome 21, ASM223467v1 genome encodes:
- the LOC105356801 gene encoding nck-associated protein 5 isoform X2 has product MVTLQQHFSSMEETVRTLLQNQDTMEGPKVDPLDLMKAYKDKLLEEMWKQQDSLEGPTATAAEMSASPEAGGSSEGNSEDSNPLLERLRALEAENSALSLENDNQRKQYERCLDEVANQVVQALLTQKDLKEECVKLRTRVFDLEQQNRILSVLFQQRVKMSAVPISQEGQRNGKAGIPSGRWPSLLSLTCPRSSGSGSGSELSLSSACSEFSTGSHTWAEGRGSSKQNASSRDKRLSNGSVSSNHSAPTEQKDIGWKEGHILKGLKRLQMSNSKDASSLASEPHCKDCMTSNEGIYSLGVKCGQQAIVAKQGIPSNKPFKGKSEVATLESDDPDEDSPRESRDQPKKEHLSLEKLDLGNDGSFQEDSLGRSGISGLFPSPGSDKFLFLEGPSVKPGVSPSDSLTHLEETNTNSLEKHRTSSLKFSDRNNNQERYSERKSRLDDNKRQQEINSHKQVETVTNGVDLSIQHAAMRALSYTHDSRQRSSSVEVPHCREQAHQAQSETKDSTILESPQRKPLPPVCDSARNAFILRSKSADGGQEKLKHSPLHQKLIKGQRTKGQKNQNLSGHSVSSIRTNVNKPYGSCQETLSKSEEVGDSIISSSSKSVENVQHGSPLASPVKQSKVVKNSGINEGAKSPAKSSVHISRLSSGDSVEESIYDNLPCSPRKQRRQDQHCEVSQTEPRSPSSPLTPGQSIAILFTHNSDQKTSGKQTPTTMKTQTNEFVSSSQNEIPDPLKDNQQTAQQRGAECKPMKDIPANIHHTHKMPPVPIQESQPPESVQLCTHRNAPCLGENAAAAIFPHPSILHRSQQSISEPKLSEFMPPVYSNIYYHGNAQNLPSSSSRAMKRTFPANAKSHEAIAGQDTSTFLVFGRQHKDDLKSAQTFQTFTCDPQVCHSGAHDKVHRKIETRCSSLDSEPVRPVATDSSVMLDWGFDEEGWLFKRSVSVSTRPLFKPVMGMNGAKARSQSFGARYMDRPSFNRSGKVRTQIKTHSGSSLNSLGDVLPGSMSCSSSYHCPMNRSLLNNFLIEEGLTVPTQLGSSSERLQSLKLQREQARRVQIEQQFSSAFGEPVSEEPERQSTITTIEEKVMLGIEENLHKSQEQERTNEIKQKSGSSLANWFGFRKSKLPAPSSKKAEPVKVKEEKREQKITSLLGGKNAKSDKKKERRKSDGKESSVGRRESHDAVRACISMPCPGMSMNEIQGHTNVIGDPKLQVMSLRADDDKGSTVKNVPKDAVIGGVEPKKMTNIKSKGHVTPGQQKDQTRLQLAN; this is encoded by the exons gttGCTAACCAGGTGGTCCAGGCACTCCTCAcacaaaag gacttgaaAGAGGAATGCGTGAAACTGCGGACCCGTGTGTTTGACTTGGAGCAACAGAACCGTATACTGAGTGTGCTGTTTCAACAACGTGTCAAAATGTCTGCTGTTCCCATCTCCCAG GAGGGCCAAAGGAATGGAAAAGCAGGCATTCCTTCAGGAAGGTGGCCAAGCCTGCTGAGCCTCACGTGCCCCCGCAGCAGTGGGAGCGGCAGCGGCAGTGAACTGTCACTGTCCAGTGCATGCAGTGAATTCTCCACTGGCTCCCACACTTGGGCAGAAGGGCGTGGCTCCTCTAAGCAA AATGCTTCAAGCCGGGACAAACGGTTGAGTAATGGTTCCGTATCCAGCAATCATTCTGCACCCACTGAGCAAAAAGACATTGGCTGGAAGGAGGGGCATATTTTAAAAGGCCTAAAGCGTCTTCAAATGAGCAACTCCAAGGATGCATCTTCACTTGCTTCTGAACCACACTGCAAAGATTGCATGACCTCCAATGAGGGTATTTATTCTCTTGGTGTTAAGTGTGGACAACAAGCGATTGTAGCTAAGCAGGGAATCCCTTCAAATAAgccttttaaaggaaaatcaGAGGTTGCCACTCTGGAATCGGATGATCCAGATGAGGACTCACCAAGGGAGTCTAGAGATCAACCAAAGAAGGAGCATCTTTCTTTGGAGAAATTGGATCTTGGGAATGATGGCAGCTTTCAAGAAGACTCCTTGGGACGTTCAGGTATTTCTGGTCTTTTCCCATCACCTGGTTCTGACAAGTTCTTATTTTTGGAGGGCCCATCAGTGAAACCTGGTGTGAGCCCATCTGACAGCCTTACACATCtggaagaaacaaacacaaactcgTTGGAGAAGCACAGGACATCAAGCCTAAAGTTCAGTGACAGAAATAATAACCAGGAGCGGTACAGTGAACGTAAATCCAGACTTGATGATAACAAAAGACAACAGGAAATAAACTCACATAAGCAAGTGGAAACAGTCACAAATGGCGTAGACTTGTCTATTCAACATGCTGCTATGAGAGCTCTTAGCTACACGCATGATTCAAGACAGCGCAGCTCCTCAGTGGAGGTCCCTCACTGCAGAGAGCAAGCTCATCAAGCTCAAAGTGAAACCAAAGATTCCACCATCTTGGAGTCTCCACAGAGGAAGCCATTGCCCCCAGTGTGTGACTCTGCAAGGAACGCTTTCATTCTCCGGAGCAAAAGCGCAGATGGAGGGCAAGAAAAACTCAAGCATTCTCCTCTACACCAAAAGCTTATAAAAGGTCAAAGaacaaaaggacagaaaaaccaaaacctttCAGGACACAGTGTTTCTAGCATAAGGACAAATGTCAACAAACCCTATGGCTCTTGTCAGGAAACATTGTCCAAATCTGAGGAAGTTGGAGATTCTATAATATCATCTAGTTCCAAGTCTGTCGAGAATGTACAGCATGGCTCTCCTCTTGCATCTCCTGTGAAACAATCAAAGGTTGTCAAGAATTCAGGCATCAACGAGGGCGCAAAAAGTCCAGCAAAATCCTCTGTGCACATAAGTAGGCTCTCGAGTGGTGACTCTGTGGAAGAAAGCATCTACGACAATTTACCCTGCTCACCAAGAAAACAGCGGCGCCAGGACCAGCACTGTGAAGTCTCCCAAACTGAGCCTAGATCTCCCTCCTCGCCTCTCACTCCAGGTCAAAGTATTGCCATACTATTTACGCACAactctgatcaaaaaacatctGGGAAACAAACACCAACAACAATGAAGACCCAAACAAATGAGTTTGTTTCTTCATCACAGAATGAAATTCCTGACCCCCTAAAAGACAATCAACAAACAGCTCAACAAAGAGGTGCTGAATGTAAACCTATGAAAGATATACCTGCCAATATTCACCACACCCACAAGATGCCACCTGTCCCCATTCAAGAATCCCAGCCTCCTGAGTCAGTCCAGCTATGCACTCACAGAAACGCCCCATGTCTTGGAGAAAATGCAGCTGCTGCAATATTTCCCCATCCAAGCATCCTTCACAGATCTCAACAGAGCATTAGTGAGCCAAAGCTTTCAGAATTTATGCCACCAGTGTACTCTAACATTTATTACCATGGAAATGCCCAAAATCTACCATCTTCCTCATCGAGGGCTATGAAGAGGACTTTCCCTGCTAATGCTAAATCTCATGAAGCAATTGCTGGTCAAGATACAAGTACCTTCCTTGTTTTTGGAAGACAACACAAAGATGATCTGAAAAGTGCACAAACCTTTCAAACTTTTACTTGTGACCCCCAAGTGTGCCACAGTGGGGCACATGACAAAGTTCATAGAAAGATTGAGACTCGTTGTAGTTCCCTAGACTCTGAGCCTGTTCGACCTGTTGCCACAGACAGCAGTGTGATGTTAGACTGGGGATTCGATGAGGAAGGTTGGCTGTTCAAACGCTCTGTGTCTGTTTCCACCAGGCCTCTTTTCAAACCTGTAATGGGCATGAATGGTGCAAAGGCTCGCAGTCAGAGCTTTGGTGCACGCTACATGGACCGGCCGAGCTTCAATAGATCCGGTAAAGTTCGCACTCAGATCAAAACACACTCTGGGAGCTCTTTGAATTCTCTTGGGGATGTCCTTCCTGGAAGTATGAGTTGCTCCAGTAGTTACCATTGTCCAATGAATAGATCCCTTTTGAACAACTTTTTGATTGAAGAGGGACTAACTGTTCCTACGCAGTTGGGTTCCTCCAGTGAAAGGCTTCAGAGCCTGAAACTTCAACGAGAGCAAGCTAGGCGGGTTCAGATTGAGCAACAGTTTTCCAGCGCCTTTGGGGAGCCAGTCTCAGAAGAACCAGAAAGACAAAGTACCATAACTACCATTGAAGAGAAAGTTATGCTTGGAATTGAGGAGAACCTGCACAAATCTCAGGAACAAGAGAGAACGAATGAAATCAAGCAAAAGTCTGGCTCAAGTCTTGCAAATTGGTTTGGTTTTCGTAAAAGTAAGCTGCCGGCGCCAAGTAGCAAGAAGGCCGAACCAGTCAAAGTCAAAGAGGAAAAACGGGAGCAAAAAATTACATCACTTTTGGGAGGGAAGAATGCAAAgtctgacaaaaagaaagaacgAAGGAAGAGTGATGGAAAAGAAAG CTCTGTTGGAAGAAGAGAGTCTCATGATGCAGTGAGGGCATGCATCTCAATGCCCTGCCCAGGAATGTCAATGAATGAAATTCAGGGACACACAAATGTCATCGGGGACCCAAAG TTGCAGGTGATGAGTCTGAGAGCTGATGATGACAAAGGTTCCACGGTGAAGAATGTCCCCAAGGATGCAGTAATAG gtggAGTGGAGCCAAAGAAAATGACTAACATCAAATCGAAAGGACATGTCACTCCAGGTCAACAGAAAGACCAGACCAGGCTTCAGCTTGCCAACT AA
- the LOC105356801 gene encoding nck-associated protein 5 isoform X1, giving the protein MVTLQQHFSSMEETVRTLLQNQDTMEGPKVDPLDLMKAYKDKLLEEMWKQQDSLEGPTATAAEMSASPEAGGSSEGNSEDSNPLLERLRALEAENSALSLENDNQRKQYERCLDEVANQVVQALLTQKDLKEECVKLRTRVFDLEQQNRILSVLFQQRVKMSAVPISQEGQRNGKAGIPSGRWPSLLSLTCPRSSGSGSGSELSLSSACSEFSTGSHTWAEGRGSSKQNASSRDKRLSNGSVSSNHSAPTEQKDIGWKEGHILKGLKRLQMSNSKDASSLASEPHCKDCMTSNEGIYSLGVKCGQQAIVAKQGIPSNKPFKGKSEVATLESDDPDEDSPRESRDQPKKEHLSLEKLDLGNDGSFQEDSLGRSGISGLFPSPGSDKFLFLEGPSVKPGVSPSDSLTHLEETNTNSLEKHRTSSLKFSDRNNNQERYSERKSRLDDNKRQQEINSHKQVETVTNGVDLSIQHAAMRALSYTHDSRQRSSSVEVPHCREQAHQAQSETKDSTILESPQRKPLPPVCDSARNAFILRSKSADGGQEKLKHSPLHQKLIKGQRTKGQKNQNLSGHSVSSIRTNVNKPYGSCQETLSKSEEVGDSIISSSSKSVENVQHGSPLASPVKQSKVVKNSGINEGAKSPAKSSVHISRLSSGDSVEESIYDNLPCSPRKQRRQDQHCEVSQTEPRSPSSPLTPGQSIAILFTHNSDQKTSGKQTPTTMKTQTNEFVSSSQNEIPDPLKDNQQTAQQRGAECKPMKDIPANIHHTHKMPPVPIQESQPPESVQLCTHRNAPCLGENAAAAIFPHPSILHRSQQSISEPKLSEFMPPVYSNIYYHGNAQNLPSSSSRAMKRTFPANAKSHEAIAGQDTSTFLVFGRQHKDDLKSAQTFQTFTCDPQVCHSGAHDKVHRKIETRCSSLDSEPVRPVATDSSVMLDWGFDEEGWLFKRSVSVSTRPLFKPVMGMNGAKARSQSFGARYMDRPSFNRSGKVRTQIKTHSGSSLNSLGDVLPGSMSCSSSYHCPMNRSLLNNFLIEEGLTVPTQLGSSSERLQSLKLQREQARRVQIEQQFSSAFGEPVSEEPERQSTITTIEEKVMLGIEENLHKSQEQERTNEIKQKSGSSLANWFGFRKSKLPAPSSKKAEPVKVKEEKREQKITSLLGGKNAKSDKKKERRKSDGKESSVGRRESHDAVRACISMPCPGMSMNEIQGHTNVIGDPKLQVMSLRADDDKGSTVKNVPKDAVIGSGCKTRTLDSGIGTIPLPESCSFFSSILHLLPKSSSTPEQSLISPSVPGSSSNDVSPSPLPRWRVPSSFRDTSHAGVPNSMSDSSMTHIPSVPFPSVAFLQPIQPSSEPFLTSASLCDSQSRLSMSTQGGVEPKKMTNIKSKGHVTPGQQKDQTRLQLAN; this is encoded by the exons gttGCTAACCAGGTGGTCCAGGCACTCCTCAcacaaaag gacttgaaAGAGGAATGCGTGAAACTGCGGACCCGTGTGTTTGACTTGGAGCAACAGAACCGTATACTGAGTGTGCTGTTTCAACAACGTGTCAAAATGTCTGCTGTTCCCATCTCCCAG GAGGGCCAAAGGAATGGAAAAGCAGGCATTCCTTCAGGAAGGTGGCCAAGCCTGCTGAGCCTCACGTGCCCCCGCAGCAGTGGGAGCGGCAGCGGCAGTGAACTGTCACTGTCCAGTGCATGCAGTGAATTCTCCACTGGCTCCCACACTTGGGCAGAAGGGCGTGGCTCCTCTAAGCAA AATGCTTCAAGCCGGGACAAACGGTTGAGTAATGGTTCCGTATCCAGCAATCATTCTGCACCCACTGAGCAAAAAGACATTGGCTGGAAGGAGGGGCATATTTTAAAAGGCCTAAAGCGTCTTCAAATGAGCAACTCCAAGGATGCATCTTCACTTGCTTCTGAACCACACTGCAAAGATTGCATGACCTCCAATGAGGGTATTTATTCTCTTGGTGTTAAGTGTGGACAACAAGCGATTGTAGCTAAGCAGGGAATCCCTTCAAATAAgccttttaaaggaaaatcaGAGGTTGCCACTCTGGAATCGGATGATCCAGATGAGGACTCACCAAGGGAGTCTAGAGATCAACCAAAGAAGGAGCATCTTTCTTTGGAGAAATTGGATCTTGGGAATGATGGCAGCTTTCAAGAAGACTCCTTGGGACGTTCAGGTATTTCTGGTCTTTTCCCATCACCTGGTTCTGACAAGTTCTTATTTTTGGAGGGCCCATCAGTGAAACCTGGTGTGAGCCCATCTGACAGCCTTACACATCtggaagaaacaaacacaaactcgTTGGAGAAGCACAGGACATCAAGCCTAAAGTTCAGTGACAGAAATAATAACCAGGAGCGGTACAGTGAACGTAAATCCAGACTTGATGATAACAAAAGACAACAGGAAATAAACTCACATAAGCAAGTGGAAACAGTCACAAATGGCGTAGACTTGTCTATTCAACATGCTGCTATGAGAGCTCTTAGCTACACGCATGATTCAAGACAGCGCAGCTCCTCAGTGGAGGTCCCTCACTGCAGAGAGCAAGCTCATCAAGCTCAAAGTGAAACCAAAGATTCCACCATCTTGGAGTCTCCACAGAGGAAGCCATTGCCCCCAGTGTGTGACTCTGCAAGGAACGCTTTCATTCTCCGGAGCAAAAGCGCAGATGGAGGGCAAGAAAAACTCAAGCATTCTCCTCTACACCAAAAGCTTATAAAAGGTCAAAGaacaaaaggacagaaaaaccaaaacctttCAGGACACAGTGTTTCTAGCATAAGGACAAATGTCAACAAACCCTATGGCTCTTGTCAGGAAACATTGTCCAAATCTGAGGAAGTTGGAGATTCTATAATATCATCTAGTTCCAAGTCTGTCGAGAATGTACAGCATGGCTCTCCTCTTGCATCTCCTGTGAAACAATCAAAGGTTGTCAAGAATTCAGGCATCAACGAGGGCGCAAAAAGTCCAGCAAAATCCTCTGTGCACATAAGTAGGCTCTCGAGTGGTGACTCTGTGGAAGAAAGCATCTACGACAATTTACCCTGCTCACCAAGAAAACAGCGGCGCCAGGACCAGCACTGTGAAGTCTCCCAAACTGAGCCTAGATCTCCCTCCTCGCCTCTCACTCCAGGTCAAAGTATTGCCATACTATTTACGCACAactctgatcaaaaaacatctGGGAAACAAACACCAACAACAATGAAGACCCAAACAAATGAGTTTGTTTCTTCATCACAGAATGAAATTCCTGACCCCCTAAAAGACAATCAACAAACAGCTCAACAAAGAGGTGCTGAATGTAAACCTATGAAAGATATACCTGCCAATATTCACCACACCCACAAGATGCCACCTGTCCCCATTCAAGAATCCCAGCCTCCTGAGTCAGTCCAGCTATGCACTCACAGAAACGCCCCATGTCTTGGAGAAAATGCAGCTGCTGCAATATTTCCCCATCCAAGCATCCTTCACAGATCTCAACAGAGCATTAGTGAGCCAAAGCTTTCAGAATTTATGCCACCAGTGTACTCTAACATTTATTACCATGGAAATGCCCAAAATCTACCATCTTCCTCATCGAGGGCTATGAAGAGGACTTTCCCTGCTAATGCTAAATCTCATGAAGCAATTGCTGGTCAAGATACAAGTACCTTCCTTGTTTTTGGAAGACAACACAAAGATGATCTGAAAAGTGCACAAACCTTTCAAACTTTTACTTGTGACCCCCAAGTGTGCCACAGTGGGGCACATGACAAAGTTCATAGAAAGATTGAGACTCGTTGTAGTTCCCTAGACTCTGAGCCTGTTCGACCTGTTGCCACAGACAGCAGTGTGATGTTAGACTGGGGATTCGATGAGGAAGGTTGGCTGTTCAAACGCTCTGTGTCTGTTTCCACCAGGCCTCTTTTCAAACCTGTAATGGGCATGAATGGTGCAAAGGCTCGCAGTCAGAGCTTTGGTGCACGCTACATGGACCGGCCGAGCTTCAATAGATCCGGTAAAGTTCGCACTCAGATCAAAACACACTCTGGGAGCTCTTTGAATTCTCTTGGGGATGTCCTTCCTGGAAGTATGAGTTGCTCCAGTAGTTACCATTGTCCAATGAATAGATCCCTTTTGAACAACTTTTTGATTGAAGAGGGACTAACTGTTCCTACGCAGTTGGGTTCCTCCAGTGAAAGGCTTCAGAGCCTGAAACTTCAACGAGAGCAAGCTAGGCGGGTTCAGATTGAGCAACAGTTTTCCAGCGCCTTTGGGGAGCCAGTCTCAGAAGAACCAGAAAGACAAAGTACCATAACTACCATTGAAGAGAAAGTTATGCTTGGAATTGAGGAGAACCTGCACAAATCTCAGGAACAAGAGAGAACGAATGAAATCAAGCAAAAGTCTGGCTCAAGTCTTGCAAATTGGTTTGGTTTTCGTAAAAGTAAGCTGCCGGCGCCAAGTAGCAAGAAGGCCGAACCAGTCAAAGTCAAAGAGGAAAAACGGGAGCAAAAAATTACATCACTTTTGGGAGGGAAGAATGCAAAgtctgacaaaaagaaagaacgAAGGAAGAGTGATGGAAAAGAAAG CTCTGTTGGAAGAAGAGAGTCTCATGATGCAGTGAGGGCATGCATCTCAATGCCCTGCCCAGGAATGTCAATGAATGAAATTCAGGGACACACAAATGTCATCGGGGACCCAAAG TTGCAGGTGATGAGTCTGAGAGCTGATGATGACAAAGGTTCCACGGTGAAGAATGTCCCCAAGGATGCAGTAATAG GCTCTGGTTGCAAGACGCGAACATTGGATAGTGGAATCGGGACCATCCCTCTCCCAGAATCCTGTTCCTTCTTCTCCTCCATTCTGCACCTCCTGCCTAAATCCTCCTCAACCCCAGAGCAGTCCCTTATTTCTCCCAGTGTCCCTGGTTCCTCCAGCAACGATGTATCTCCTTCCCCGTTACCCCGATGGAGAGTACCCTCCAGCTTTAGGGACACCAGTCATGCAGGGGTGCCGAACTCCATGTCTGATTCCTCCATGACCCATATCCCATCAGTGCCTTTTCCCTCTGTGGCCTTTCTCCAGCCCATTCAACCCTCGTCTGAACCCTTTTTAACCTCTGCAAGTTTGTGTGATTCGCAAAGCAGGCTGTCCATGTCAACACAAG gtggAGTGGAGCCAAAGAAAATGACTAACATCAAATCGAAAGGACATGTCACTCCAGGTCAACAGAAAGACCAGACCAGGCTTCAGCTTGCCAACT AA
- the LOC105356801 gene encoding nck-associated protein 5 isoform X3, whose product MVTLQQHFSSMEETVRTLLQNQDTMEGPKVDPLDLMKAYKDKLLEEMWKQQDSLEGPTATAAEMSASPEAGGSSEGNSEDSNPLLERLRALEAENSALSLENDNQRKQYERCLDEVANQVVQALLTQKDLKEECVKLRTRVFDLEQQNRILSVLFQQRVKMSAVPISQEGQRNGKAGIPSGRWPSLLSLTCPRSSGSGSGSELSLSSACSEFSTGSHTWAEGRGSSKQNASSRDKRLSNGSVSSNHSAPTEQKDIGWKEGHILKGLKRLQMSNSKDASSLASEPHCKDCMTSNEGIYSLGVKCGQQAIVAKQGIPSNKPFKGKSEVATLESDDPDEDSPRESRDQPKKEHLSLEKLDLGNDGSFQEDSLGRSGISGLFPSPGSDKFLFLEGPSVKPGVSPSDSLTHLEETNTNSLEKHRTSSLKFSDRNNNQERYSERKSRLDDNKRQQEINSHKQVETVTNGVDLSIQHAAMRALSYTHDSRQRSSSVEVPHCREQAHQAQSETKDSTILESPQRKPLPPVCDSARNAFILRSKSADGGQEKLKHSPLHQKLIKGQRTKGQKNQNLSGHSVSSIRTNVNKPYGSCQETLSKSEEVGDSIISSSSKSVENVQHGSPLASPVKQSKVVKNSGINEGAKSPAKSSVHISRLSSGDSVEESIYDNLPCSPRKQRRQDQHCEVSQTEPRSPSSPLTPGQSIAILFTHNSDQKTSGKQTPTTMKTQTNEFVSSSQNEIPDPLKDNQQTAQQRGAECKPMKDIPANIHHTHKMPPVPIQESQPPESVQLCTHRNAPCLGENAAAAIFPHPSILHRSQQSISEPKLSEFMPPVYSNIYYHGNAQNLPSSSSRAMKRTFPANAKSHEAIAGQDTSTFLVFGRQHKDDLKSAQTFQTFTCDPQVCHSGAHDKVHRKIETRCSSLDSEPVRPVATDSSVMLDWGFDEEGWLFKRSVSVSTRPLFKPVMGMNGAKARSQSFGARYMDRPSFNRSGKVRTQIKTHSGSSLNSLGDVLPGSMSCSSSYHCPMNRSLLNNFLIEEGLTVPTQLGSSSERLQSLKLQREQARRVQIEQQFSSAFGEPVSEEPERQSTITTIEEKVMLGIEENLHKSQEQERTNEIKQKSGSSLANWFGFRKSKLPAPSSKKAEPVKVKEEKREQKITSLLGGKNAKSDKKKERRKSDGKESSVGRRESHDAVRACISMPCPGMSMNEIQGHTNVIGDPKLQVMSLRADDDKGSTVKNVPKDAVIVCRQK is encoded by the exons gttGCTAACCAGGTGGTCCAGGCACTCCTCAcacaaaag gacttgaaAGAGGAATGCGTGAAACTGCGGACCCGTGTGTTTGACTTGGAGCAACAGAACCGTATACTGAGTGTGCTGTTTCAACAACGTGTCAAAATGTCTGCTGTTCCCATCTCCCAG GAGGGCCAAAGGAATGGAAAAGCAGGCATTCCTTCAGGAAGGTGGCCAAGCCTGCTGAGCCTCACGTGCCCCCGCAGCAGTGGGAGCGGCAGCGGCAGTGAACTGTCACTGTCCAGTGCATGCAGTGAATTCTCCACTGGCTCCCACACTTGGGCAGAAGGGCGTGGCTCCTCTAAGCAA AATGCTTCAAGCCGGGACAAACGGTTGAGTAATGGTTCCGTATCCAGCAATCATTCTGCACCCACTGAGCAAAAAGACATTGGCTGGAAGGAGGGGCATATTTTAAAAGGCCTAAAGCGTCTTCAAATGAGCAACTCCAAGGATGCATCTTCACTTGCTTCTGAACCACACTGCAAAGATTGCATGACCTCCAATGAGGGTATTTATTCTCTTGGTGTTAAGTGTGGACAACAAGCGATTGTAGCTAAGCAGGGAATCCCTTCAAATAAgccttttaaaggaaaatcaGAGGTTGCCACTCTGGAATCGGATGATCCAGATGAGGACTCACCAAGGGAGTCTAGAGATCAACCAAAGAAGGAGCATCTTTCTTTGGAGAAATTGGATCTTGGGAATGATGGCAGCTTTCAAGAAGACTCCTTGGGACGTTCAGGTATTTCTGGTCTTTTCCCATCACCTGGTTCTGACAAGTTCTTATTTTTGGAGGGCCCATCAGTGAAACCTGGTGTGAGCCCATCTGACAGCCTTACACATCtggaagaaacaaacacaaactcgTTGGAGAAGCACAGGACATCAAGCCTAAAGTTCAGTGACAGAAATAATAACCAGGAGCGGTACAGTGAACGTAAATCCAGACTTGATGATAACAAAAGACAACAGGAAATAAACTCACATAAGCAAGTGGAAACAGTCACAAATGGCGTAGACTTGTCTATTCAACATGCTGCTATGAGAGCTCTTAGCTACACGCATGATTCAAGACAGCGCAGCTCCTCAGTGGAGGTCCCTCACTGCAGAGAGCAAGCTCATCAAGCTCAAAGTGAAACCAAAGATTCCACCATCTTGGAGTCTCCACAGAGGAAGCCATTGCCCCCAGTGTGTGACTCTGCAAGGAACGCTTTCATTCTCCGGAGCAAAAGCGCAGATGGAGGGCAAGAAAAACTCAAGCATTCTCCTCTACACCAAAAGCTTATAAAAGGTCAAAGaacaaaaggacagaaaaaccaaaacctttCAGGACACAGTGTTTCTAGCATAAGGACAAATGTCAACAAACCCTATGGCTCTTGTCAGGAAACATTGTCCAAATCTGAGGAAGTTGGAGATTCTATAATATCATCTAGTTCCAAGTCTGTCGAGAATGTACAGCATGGCTCTCCTCTTGCATCTCCTGTGAAACAATCAAAGGTTGTCAAGAATTCAGGCATCAACGAGGGCGCAAAAAGTCCAGCAAAATCCTCTGTGCACATAAGTAGGCTCTCGAGTGGTGACTCTGTGGAAGAAAGCATCTACGACAATTTACCCTGCTCACCAAGAAAACAGCGGCGCCAGGACCAGCACTGTGAAGTCTCCCAAACTGAGCCTAGATCTCCCTCCTCGCCTCTCACTCCAGGTCAAAGTATTGCCATACTATTTACGCACAactctgatcaaaaaacatctGGGAAACAAACACCAACAACAATGAAGACCCAAACAAATGAGTTTGTTTCTTCATCACAGAATGAAATTCCTGACCCCCTAAAAGACAATCAACAAACAGCTCAACAAAGAGGTGCTGAATGTAAACCTATGAAAGATATACCTGCCAATATTCACCACACCCACAAGATGCCACCTGTCCCCATTCAAGAATCCCAGCCTCCTGAGTCAGTCCAGCTATGCACTCACAGAAACGCCCCATGTCTTGGAGAAAATGCAGCTGCTGCAATATTTCCCCATCCAAGCATCCTTCACAGATCTCAACAGAGCATTAGTGAGCCAAAGCTTTCAGAATTTATGCCACCAGTGTACTCTAACATTTATTACCATGGAAATGCCCAAAATCTACCATCTTCCTCATCGAGGGCTATGAAGAGGACTTTCCCTGCTAATGCTAAATCTCATGAAGCAATTGCTGGTCAAGATACAAGTACCTTCCTTGTTTTTGGAAGACAACACAAAGATGATCTGAAAAGTGCACAAACCTTTCAAACTTTTACTTGTGACCCCCAAGTGTGCCACAGTGGGGCACATGACAAAGTTCATAGAAAGATTGAGACTCGTTGTAGTTCCCTAGACTCTGAGCCTGTTCGACCTGTTGCCACAGACAGCAGTGTGATGTTAGACTGGGGATTCGATGAGGAAGGTTGGCTGTTCAAACGCTCTGTGTCTGTTTCCACCAGGCCTCTTTTCAAACCTGTAATGGGCATGAATGGTGCAAAGGCTCGCAGTCAGAGCTTTGGTGCACGCTACATGGACCGGCCGAGCTTCAATAGATCCGGTAAAGTTCGCACTCAGATCAAAACACACTCTGGGAGCTCTTTGAATTCTCTTGGGGATGTCCTTCCTGGAAGTATGAGTTGCTCCAGTAGTTACCATTGTCCAATGAATAGATCCCTTTTGAACAACTTTTTGATTGAAGAGGGACTAACTGTTCCTACGCAGTTGGGTTCCTCCAGTGAAAGGCTTCAGAGCCTGAAACTTCAACGAGAGCAAGCTAGGCGGGTTCAGATTGAGCAACAGTTTTCCAGCGCCTTTGGGGAGCCAGTCTCAGAAGAACCAGAAAGACAAAGTACCATAACTACCATTGAAGAGAAAGTTATGCTTGGAATTGAGGAGAACCTGCACAAATCTCAGGAACAAGAGAGAACGAATGAAATCAAGCAAAAGTCTGGCTCAAGTCTTGCAAATTGGTTTGGTTTTCGTAAAAGTAAGCTGCCGGCGCCAAGTAGCAAGAAGGCCGAACCAGTCAAAGTCAAAGAGGAAAAACGGGAGCAAAAAATTACATCACTTTTGGGAGGGAAGAATGCAAAgtctgacaaaaagaaagaacgAAGGAAGAGTGATGGAAAAGAAAG CTCTGTTGGAAGAAGAGAGTCTCATGATGCAGTGAGGGCATGCATCTCAATGCCCTGCCCAGGAATGTCAATGAATGAAATTCAGGGACACACAAATGTCATCGGGGACCCAAAG TTGCAGGTGATGAGTCTGAGAGCTGATGATGACAAAGGTTCCACGGTGAAGAATGTCCCCAAGGATGCAGTAATAG TTTGCAGACAGAAGTGA